In Acidisarcina polymorpha, the DNA window ATCAGGGTGAGCAGCAGCACGAGGATGCAACACTCCACGAACGCCGAGTAGATTTGAACTGGATGCAGCGGCGTACCCAGCGGGGTTCCGTACCAAAGCGAGGCGAGTCGGCTTTTGTAGGTGATGGCCCAGGGGAGCCGGGTGGGTTTCCCGAAGGCGGAGCCGGCAAGGAATTCTCCGATGCTGGCGATGGCCAAGCCGAGCGCGAAGCCGGGGGCGAGCGCATCGAGGGTCGACCGCAAGGGCAGGCGGGTAGCGAGCGCGAAGACCAGCATGGCGGTGAGTGCGAGGGCCAATCCGCCGACGACGGCGGAATCGGAACGAACGCTGAACACGCCGATCAGCCACAGCGGATGGGCGGTGAAGTCCTTCCAGTTGCTGAAAATCAGGATGAGGCGGGGAGCCAAGAGGGCGGTCAGGATGCCGGTGATGCCGAGGTCCCAGATTTTTTCGGGATCAAGCTCGAGGCGCCGCGCGGTAATTCTCGCGGCGGAGAGCGCCGCGAGGATGCCGATGGCGGCAAAGGCTCCGGCGGTGGGAATGGAGATCGGACCAAACTGGAAGAGGCGGGGATACACTCTCGCGATTGTAAATCGGCGAACCGAGCAGATCCTTCAACCGCGCCTGGCTACGCCAGCTTCAATCAGGATGACAATTCCTGTTGAGCTACAGCGCTGTCGAGAACAACAAAACCGACCCACTGGGCCGTAGGTAAGTACTCTGGTGAACCCGTCCTAAGACGGTGGGGCTCTCCGCGGTTCATTAGGCATTCCGGACTGGCGGACGCGGCACACAGAACCGATTTATCGAGTCGAGCCCCTGTTCAATGATTAAAGGTTCAACCAGAGTTGACCACCTACCTGCTTTGCAGGCCGGTTTCTGAGTTGGATGCTATCGGGAGTGGAGCGGTATTGCAAGTCGATAGCAGCCGCGATTTATTCCTATTGCCGGAACCGCTCCACCTTGCCCAATTCGGAACGTTTGAGAAGAACGACTTATGATCCCCCAGCCGGATGGACTTGCGCCTGGACCTGGTTCTGTAGAGCCTGGGCGCGAGCCGTCAATTTCTTGAGTTTGTCTTGGATTGCCGAATCGCCAACGTGCTGGTCCTGGAGTACTCCGTCGGCATCGATGGTAAAGGTGGCAGGGATGGCATGGACGCCGAACAGAGGGGCCACCTGACCCTGGAAGCCGTCGTCCCGGCTCT includes these proteins:
- a CDS encoding prolipoprotein diacylglyceryl transferase — its product is MYPRLFQFGPISIPTAGAFAAIGILAALSAARITARRLELDPEKIWDLGITGILTALLAPRLILIFSNWKDFTAHPLWLIGVFSVRSDSAVVGGLALALTAMLVFALATRLPLRSTLDALAPGFALGLAIASIGEFLAGSAFGKPTRLPWAITYKSRLASLWYGTPLGTPLHPVQIYSAFVECCILVLLLTLIAKRDTWKIRSGEVMGAWLFLYATSSSCMNLLRSDLPANSFFASQSLAAGMALVGGLLWLF